ACGCCAAACCTTCAATATCTAGATGATAAACAGGTTCAACCGTTTCTAATTGATAGCCAATTTCAACGCTCTTTAGACCACTTCCCGCTTTCAAGTAAACAGGGTTAGGACCGTATTGAGGTGAAAATTCACCCTTATCATTTAGTTGACCAGCACCAATATTTTGCTGCTCTTTATTGATCTTTGTTGCTAACGCATGTGTCCAGTTATTCGCTTGACCTTGCGTTTCATTCTCAATCACTAATTCAGTAGAAAGAGATGCATTTTCGCCAGATGCATCAAACACACGAGTAAATACACGGTCACCCACGTTTAAATCACGAGTTGGGTTAATTTGACCACCTTGAGACCAAGTTGGATCAACCACGCCACCATTACCGTCAAACTTAACGTCAATTACGTTATAGAATGCAGCTGCAGTATCACCCACATCCCAAACAGCAAGAATAACTTGGTAGCCTTCACGCTCAGGAACAATACATTCGTGTGAGAACGTATTTGGGTATAGAGGCGGTTTTTCCATGTTGTATTCAAGTTCACAGAACGGAGTCAGATCAAATGAATCACGTGTTAATACCGCATTTGGATTCCAGTTCTGTTTTGTCATGTAGTACTTCCACGTTCTTGTTACGTGGTTTGCTGTAAACGTCCATTCAAACGTTTGTGCACCAGCAGTAATTGGACGTTTAACCCAACGATCCGCTGTTTGTTCGTTTAATTCTGAAAACTGAACCAGACCAGCACCTGCGATTTGACCATCTGCAGGACCTTTCTCAGGGAAACCTTCAGGGCCTTCAACACTTTGTGGTTCCCATTGAACAGAACCACAATCACGGTTTTTTTCTTGAGTATCTGACGTTGGGAATTTACACAATGCAGCACGAGAGCCAGCAATACCATCATTAGTTTCAGATACATAACCATGTGCCGATACGCCTGAGCTTACCGCCATCATAGATAACGCAATCAGCGTTTTCGTTAAGCTTTTGTTCATTACTTTACCTTTAATACAGTTATTATTATGTTTTTTTGTTCTGCACAGTCTTTCAATAAGTTTGGTCGCCTATTTTGATAATTTGACATGATTGGGCAGGCGCTGAAATGTAATGGAAAGAATTTATAAAAACGATTTTTACTGCATTAAAATGGAATTCAAATCACACATTATTATTTTTTGTAACTTATTGTAAATAAAGAAATAAATATAGATATCAGATTCCAGATGCCAAGCAAATACCCCCAATAAAAAACATTCGCAAAACAAATGCATTCAAACAATTAATCAACAGTGAAAATACAAAATTTAACTCACTAGACTAACGACAAAGAATATTAAAAACTTAATATATGCATAAAATACATTTAAAAAATGAAAAGCATTCATTTTACTCATACAGTTGATAGGAATAGTATCGTTCTAAAGGAAAACAGTTTGTGATTACGCATTATTGAACATCCAAATTCAAA
The window above is part of the Aliivibrio fischeri ATCC 7744 = JCM 18803 = DSM 507 genome. Proteins encoded here:
- the gbpA gene encoding N-acetylglucosamine-binding protein GbpA, whose protein sequence is MNKSLTKTLIALSMMAVSSGVSAHGYVSETNDGIAGSRAALCKFPTSDTQEKNRDCGSVQWEPQSVEGPEGFPEKGPADGQIAGAGLVQFSELNEQTADRWVKRPITAGAQTFEWTFTANHVTRTWKYYMTKQNWNPNAVLTRDSFDLTPFCELEYNMEKPPLYPNTFSHECIVPEREGYQVILAVWDVGDTAAAFYNVIDVKFDGNGGVVDPTWSQGGQINPTRDLNVGDRVFTRVFDASGENASLSTELVIENETQGQANNWTHALATKINKEQQNIGAGQLNDKGEFSPQYGPNPVYLKAGSGLKSVEIGYQLETVEPVYHLDIEGLASEYTIGDSATELDLSLYAAAGDMNVELTVYNHGKEALANTNVTLKDGEAKSVVMALSKSEKGHHMLVSRIKNMDGELIKQDMSDFHLVEEAVTPPPSGDFDFVFPEGVKGYQAGTKVLAEDGYIYQCKEFPYSGYCVQWTETATNFAPGVGSDWSMAWDKVN